A window of the Tropheryma whipplei str. Twist genome harbors these coding sequences:
- a CDS encoding PIG-L deacetylase family protein — protein MASLFTCESRALFVAAHPDDETLMSGGLMATLADRGVDVSLICATRGEQGSIFGETGDVSSVRVSEIGCAAQALGVRRFCFLGEGFAKRANLPDRFYEDSGLQDAPSHTGRTLLSSFLEAVDDLMHAITELRPQIVVTHNQYGGYGHRDHVAVHNAVRQAVRNVANADMSLWVASTEPYGGQSDGQPDFVCDSMFLVKLAALRCYKSQFRILHTNSKRAKIQVVSGEGYSVPDLEAYRCIA, from the coding sequence GTGGCTAGTCTGTTTACATGTGAAAGCCGTGCGCTGTTTGTTGCAGCGCATCCCGATGATGAGACCCTCATGTCTGGTGGGCTTATGGCAACACTTGCGGATAGGGGTGTTGACGTGAGCCTTATATGTGCAACACGTGGCGAGCAAGGAAGTATATTCGGCGAGACCGGTGATGTTAGCTCTGTTCGGGTTTCTGAGATTGGCTGTGCCGCGCAAGCTTTGGGGGTTAGGCGTTTCTGTTTTTTGGGAGAGGGGTTTGCAAAACGCGCCAACCTGCCCGATCGGTTTTATGAGGATTCTGGGCTACAGGATGCCCCGTCCCATACGGGCAGAACTCTTCTATCCTCGTTTTTAGAAGCAGTTGACGACCTAATGCACGCAATAACCGAGTTGCGCCCACAGATTGTTGTCACCCATAACCAATATGGGGGGTACGGGCACAGAGACCACGTTGCGGTACATAATGCTGTACGTCAGGCCGTGCGCAATGTAGCGAATGCCGATATGAGCCTGTGGGTTGCAAGTACGGAGCCGTATGGTGGCCAATCAGATGGTCAACCAGATTTTGTGTGTGATTCAATGTTTTTGGTAAAACTTGCTGCTTTGCGTTGCTATAAAAGTCAGTTTCGTATTCTCCATACAAATTCAAAGAGGGCAAAAATTCAGGTCGTATCCGGGGAAGGGTACTCAGTTCCAGATTTGGAGGCGTACAGGTGTATTGCCTAA
- a CDS encoding glycosyltransferase produces MTLRIAMVSMHSHPLAQPGTSNAGGMNVYITEVAKRLAELECMVDLFTLSNEDYSQDIFRGVRLIGIKPSGRIGPQMVDMLNHVPGFAQKILEHEPYDIFHSHYWLSGMASDIVSSQLDTPHILNMHTIGAVKNTLLAEGDDPEPPIRLESEKRLARKVSKVITSTLTEASAVSRYYGIRFENIAVVSPGVDTTVFYPKGNCTQENEGGNHLWAPVATNPAGFLAVLSRIQPLKGQDLAIRTLASLRKIMFDKCPSLIIAGDQSEKYNNYAASLRRMALDLQVEDLVHFTGVISRKQVAMVMRNAQLLLVPSHSETFGLVTLEAAASGTPVVASLTDGLIDAIVPNITGILIAERNPDIWAKNIANLLMNKNRHKSLSRSSVRHAQDHDWTKTAAQILSLYHQFV; encoded by the coding sequence GTGACCCTTCGCATTGCCATGGTGTCAATGCACAGCCACCCCCTTGCGCAGCCTGGAACCAGTAATGCTGGGGGAATGAATGTTTATATCACCGAGGTTGCAAAGCGTCTTGCTGAACTTGAATGCATGGTTGATCTTTTTACCCTATCTAATGAGGATTATTCACAAGATATTTTTCGTGGCGTTAGACTAATTGGAATCAAACCGTCAGGACGGATTGGCCCACAGATGGTTGATATGTTGAATCATGTTCCGGGCTTTGCGCAGAAAATTCTCGAGCATGAGCCGTACGATATATTTCACTCACATTACTGGCTGAGCGGCATGGCCTCAGATATAGTGAGCTCGCAGCTTGATACGCCACATATTCTGAACATGCACACAATAGGTGCTGTCAAAAACACCCTGCTAGCAGAGGGCGATGATCCAGAACCCCCCATTCGACTTGAGAGCGAGAAACGCCTGGCCAGGAAGGTCTCAAAAGTTATCACATCCACCCTGACCGAAGCGTCGGCTGTTTCGAGATATTACGGAATAAGATTCGAAAATATTGCGGTTGTATCGCCGGGTGTTGATACTACAGTTTTTTACCCGAAGGGAAATTGCACTCAAGAAAATGAAGGGGGTAATCATCTTTGGGCCCCGGTTGCGACCAATCCAGCGGGGTTTTTAGCTGTTCTTTCCAGAATCCAGCCACTAAAAGGGCAAGACCTGGCTATCCGCACTTTGGCGAGCTTGCGTAAAATCATGTTTGATAAATGCCCAAGCCTGATCATTGCGGGTGATCAATCTGAGAAATACAACAACTATGCTGCATCGCTGCGGCGCATGGCATTGGACCTACAAGTTGAGGATCTTGTGCATTTTACCGGAGTCATAAGCCGCAAGCAGGTTGCTATGGTTATGCGAAACGCACAACTTCTCCTCGTTCCATCGCATTCGGAAACATTTGGTCTCGTAACTCTGGAGGCCGCTGCAAGTGGGACGCCGGTTGTCGCAAGTCTAACAGATGGACTTATTGATGCGATTGTTCCGAACATAACTGGAATTCTCATTGCCGAGCGAAATCCCGATATTTGGGCAAAAAATATTGCCAATCTGCTTATGAATAAGAACAGACACAAGTCTTTATCACGGTCCTCTGTCAGGCATGCACAAGACCACGACTGGACAAAAACAGCGGCCCAAATACTAAGTCTTTACCACCAGTTCGTATAA
- a CDS encoding adenylosuccinate synthase encodes MPATILIGAQWGDEGKGKATDLLAKDIDYVVKFNGGNNAGHTVVIGGDKYVLHLLPSGILNENVVPVIANGVVINPEVLFDEIATLNSRGVNTDKLVISANAHIIAPFHRTIDLVTERFLGKRQLGTTGRGIGPTYADKINRIGIRVQDLFDKSVLRQKIEGSLSNKNHMLVKVFNRRSVSVTEMLDYLLSFAERMRPMIADTSLLLNNALDCGKHVLFEGGQATMLDVDHGSYPFVTSSNATVGGAITGAGIGPTRVNKVIGVAKSYTTRVGAGPFPTELHDEYGEWLQKRGYEVGATTGRKRRCGWFDGVVARYATRINGITDYVLTKLDVLTGLDRIPICVGYKVGDSVFREMPVSQSDFHHAVPIYEDLPGWQCNISECESFDSLPPEARGYVLALEDLIKARISVIGTGPERENIIIRHPLGIF; translated from the coding sequence TTGCCAGCAACAATTCTTATTGGTGCCCAGTGGGGGGATGAAGGCAAGGGAAAGGCCACAGACCTTCTTGCAAAAGATATAGATTATGTCGTCAAATTCAACGGCGGTAATAATGCGGGTCACACCGTAGTTATAGGCGGTGATAAGTACGTTCTGCACCTTCTGCCTTCCGGGATACTCAATGAGAATGTCGTGCCGGTCATTGCAAATGGTGTTGTAATCAATCCGGAGGTGCTTTTTGATGAAATTGCTACTCTAAATTCACGAGGCGTAAACACGGACAAGCTTGTTATAAGCGCCAACGCTCATATTATTGCGCCCTTTCACAGAACTATAGATCTTGTGACGGAACGTTTCTTGGGCAAAAGACAGTTGGGAACAACAGGAAGAGGAATAGGCCCCACATATGCAGACAAAATAAACCGCATTGGTATACGGGTACAAGATTTATTTGATAAAAGCGTACTGCGACAAAAAATTGAGGGGTCTTTGAGTAATAAAAATCATATGCTCGTAAAAGTTTTTAACCGCAGATCTGTGTCTGTAACGGAAATGCTGGATTATTTACTTAGTTTTGCTGAGCGTATGAGGCCGATGATCGCGGACACATCACTTTTGCTAAATAATGCTTTGGATTGCGGAAAACATGTCCTATTCGAGGGGGGTCAGGCGACTATGCTTGATGTCGATCATGGAAGTTACCCATTTGTCACTTCGTCCAATGCAACGGTCGGAGGGGCAATAACAGGGGCAGGGATTGGCCCAACTCGTGTGAACAAAGTTATCGGAGTGGCCAAATCGTACACAACTAGGGTAGGCGCAGGGCCATTTCCAACTGAATTGCATGACGAATATGGGGAGTGGCTACAAAAAAGAGGTTATGAGGTAGGAGCAACTACAGGACGCAAGAGGCGGTGTGGGTGGTTTGACGGTGTGGTCGCCCGCTATGCGACTCGTATAAACGGGATAACGGACTACGTTCTGACAAAACTCGATGTTTTGACGGGCCTTGACAGAATACCTATCTGCGTCGGGTATAAAGTTGGAGACTCTGTCTTTCGGGAAATGCCTGTCTCGCAGAGTGATTTTCACCACGCAGTTCCCATATACGAGGATCTGCCCGGATGGCAGTGCAATATTTCCGAATGCGAAAGTTTTGACAGTCTTCCTCCGGAAGCAAGGGGCTATGTCTTGGCCCTGGAGGATCTTATAAAGGCACGAATATCAGTCATTGGAACAGGTCCAGAGCGGGAAAATATAATCATTAGGCACCCGCTGGGCATCTTCTAG
- the murJ gene encoding murein biosynthesis integral membrane protein MurJ produces MDTRRASAVMALGTLVSRVIGFLGMILLTYATGSIGSGANAFAVANYLPNMIYAIVAGGTVNAVLIPQVVRFSASGNERYINKITTLAIVLFAFITLVAAFLSPTLVKITAGAGFDKQTTAVAISFAYWCVPQIFFYAIYSVLGEVLNARKVYGPFTWTPAINNIVFISGILLFILVFGADPEGSRGAWPPFAIAILGGSATLGIACQALFLLIFWKSAGLRFKPDFNWRGIQITNLGKIFSWTFFMVVITTIAGLVETNISTLAGNHNASVAVMQRAWLLFMLPHSLVTVSIMTPYFTKLSEKAVDKDMHGYRTSLSEVIRIVCLALVGGTAVLMVSAFPLARIFATQEHVVHSMALTIIAYSLGLVAFSTLYILQKAFYALCDTRTPFFLAAICSGVIIIGALLCALLPAEYIAPGLALTVSLSSVLQCALAFLAIRVKLGGFSVREIGQKLARYTLSGLLASLVGIGLAVGLTGFFFQNPVNSIITVVMIALVMLPIYSYFLVITRCREIRFFFK; encoded by the coding sequence ATGGATACCCGACGCGCAAGTGCAGTAATGGCCCTCGGAACACTGGTATCGAGGGTGATTGGGTTTCTTGGCATGATATTGCTCACCTATGCTACAGGATCTATCGGAAGCGGGGCAAACGCATTTGCCGTTGCAAATTATTTACCAAACATGATCTACGCCATTGTTGCCGGAGGAACGGTTAATGCGGTGCTGATTCCTCAAGTGGTTCGGTTCTCTGCATCGGGAAATGAGAGGTATATAAACAAAATCACAACTCTGGCTATTGTGCTATTCGCCTTTATAACCCTAGTAGCCGCCTTCTTGTCGCCAACCCTCGTAAAAATCACTGCTGGGGCGGGGTTCGATAAGCAAACCACCGCTGTGGCCATATCATTCGCTTATTGGTGTGTACCGCAGATCTTTTTCTACGCTATCTATAGCGTCCTTGGAGAGGTGCTCAATGCTCGCAAAGTATACGGGCCATTTACCTGGACTCCAGCTATAAACAATATTGTCTTTATCTCCGGTATTTTGTTGTTCATCCTTGTATTCGGCGCTGACCCCGAGGGCTCTAGGGGTGCGTGGCCCCCGTTTGCCATTGCAATCCTGGGGGGATCTGCAACTCTTGGCATAGCATGTCAAGCTCTTTTTCTCTTGATTTTCTGGAAATCCGCAGGACTCCGGTTCAAGCCGGATTTTAACTGGCGCGGTATACAGATAACAAATCTCGGAAAAATATTCTCCTGGACATTTTTCATGGTGGTGATAACTACAATAGCGGGCCTGGTGGAAACGAATATATCAACCCTTGCAGGCAATCACAACGCATCTGTTGCGGTCATGCAAAGAGCATGGCTTTTGTTTATGCTTCCGCACTCACTGGTGACCGTAAGTATAATGACGCCGTATTTCACCAAGCTTAGCGAGAAAGCTGTTGACAAAGATATGCACGGTTACAGGACCTCGCTGTCAGAGGTTATAAGAATCGTATGCCTCGCACTGGTGGGGGGCACAGCTGTTCTAATGGTCTCAGCCTTTCCGCTCGCGCGTATTTTCGCCACCCAGGAGCATGTTGTGCATTCAATGGCTCTGACCATAATTGCATACTCCCTGGGGCTTGTTGCGTTTAGCACGCTCTATATATTGCAAAAAGCTTTTTATGCACTGTGCGATACGCGCACACCGTTCTTTCTCGCGGCCATATGCTCGGGGGTTATCATTATCGGCGCTTTGCTGTGCGCCCTGCTTCCCGCGGAATATATCGCTCCGGGCCTTGCGCTTACAGTCAGTCTTTCGAGTGTGCTTCAATGTGCGCTCGCCTTCTTGGCGATCAGGGTAAAGCTTGGTGGGTTTTCCGTCCGTGAAATAGGCCAAAAGCTTGCTAGATACACACTTAGTGGTTTGTTGGCTTCCCTTGTGGGGATTGGATTGGCTGTAGGTCTTACCGGATTTTTTTTCCAGAATCCGGTGAATTCCATCATAACCGTTGTGATGATAGCACTGGTTATGCTGCCAATATACTCGTATTTTCTTGTTATAACCCGCTGCCGGGAAATCAGGTTTTTTTTCAAATGA
- a CDS encoding chorismate mutase — protein sequence MSENCGNLPRELAKLRNKIDAIDSQILILLRDRLREADKIGALKKKYCLKAEDLVREQYLYSRLEGLAQELDLESGFVRSLFETIISETKRRQRTV from the coding sequence ATGAGCGAGAATTGCGGGAACCTGCCCAGGGAGCTTGCGAAACTAAGGAATAAAATCGATGCAATCGATAGCCAGATCCTAATTTTACTCAGAGATCGTCTTAGAGAGGCCGACAAAATAGGGGCATTGAAGAAAAAATACTGTCTTAAAGCCGAAGATCTTGTACGCGAGCAATATCTATACAGCCGACTGGAGGGCCTAGCGCAAGAGCTGGACCTTGAGTCAGGGTTTGTACGCTCCCTGTTCGAGACGATCATATCGGAAACAAAACGCCGACAGCGCACCGTTTAG
- the purQ gene encoding phosphoribosylformylglycinamidine synthase subunit PurQ → MVRVGVVTFPGSLDDKQTLRALSFAGCAAVQLWHASDTLSSVDAVILPGGFSYGDYLRPGALASRSRIMVRIIEAAHQGMPVLGICNGFQLLTESRLLPGAFVANKASRFVCLEQSLIVENNSTPFTMNFSKNQNVIIPIKNSDGCYFAQTEDLDRIENEGRVVLRYAGSNPSGSSRNIAGICNEQGNIVGMMPHPEYAVEPGFGPPGLHGAPVFSAISSWINNAR, encoded by the coding sequence TTGGTTAGAGTTGGCGTAGTTACATTCCCGGGATCGCTTGATGACAAGCAGACCTTGCGTGCCCTTTCTTTTGCTGGGTGTGCAGCTGTTCAACTTTGGCATGCAAGCGATACGCTGTCTTCGGTTGACGCCGTTATCCTCCCAGGGGGTTTTAGTTATGGCGACTATCTGCGCCCCGGCGCACTCGCAAGCCGCTCAAGGATTATGGTCAGGATTATTGAAGCTGCACATCAGGGTATGCCTGTTTTGGGGATATGCAATGGCTTTCAGCTCTTGACTGAATCAAGATTGCTTCCGGGGGCATTTGTTGCAAACAAAGCATCACGGTTCGTATGTCTGGAACAGAGTCTAATTGTGGAGAATAATTCCACTCCATTTACCATGAATTTCTCTAAAAATCAGAATGTTATTATCCCGATAAAAAATTCGGACGGATGTTATTTTGCTCAAACCGAGGATCTTGATCGTATTGAAAATGAGGGGCGGGTTGTTCTTCGGTATGCTGGGTCTAACCCAAGTGGTTCGTCAAGAAATATTGCAGGTATTTGTAATGAACAGGGGAATATTGTTGGCATGATGCCACATCCAGAGTATGCTGTTGAACCTGGCTTTGGTCCACCCGGGCTACACGGTGCCCCTGTTTTTTCTGCCATTTCTTCATGGATTAACAACGCCCGATAG
- the purB gene encoding adenylosuccinate lyase has protein sequence MSEDEYDSLSPLDGRYGPAVRALRGFLSESALIRERIRVEIGWVFFLWRKAVFGLAEPTKEDERFLSSIVHDAHKNIPRVKKIEERIQHDVKAVEIFLRERFTQQGLGNIVELLHFACTSEDINNLAYALNMKAALSEVILPSIDELIGHLEKMSQKYAGDAMLARTHGQPATPTTLGKELLVFVYRLKRQRKNLEDVQFLGKFSGATGTFSAHCVAAPNYPWQEWAKEFVNSFGLIYNPITTQIEPHDWQCELLERVGHICRILHNLATDMWSYISFGYFQQGFISESVGSSTMPHKVNPIRFENAEANLEMACGIISCIVASLSTSRLQRDLSDSSVQRNIGVALGHSLVAIDNLKRGLAGIRLNKNRLTEDLNNNWEVIAEAVQTTIRAEILACKSNEANPYERLKDFTRNKKITKHTLDEFITNLDLSEHAKKRLLELTPSKYTGLAERMVQAHSSGTGGTKNSIGTGGTKNSSGAG, from the coding sequence GTGTCAGAGGATGAATATGATTCACTGTCTCCCTTAGATGGCAGGTATGGCCCAGCTGTGCGAGCATTGCGCGGTTTTCTGTCTGAGAGTGCGCTTATTCGCGAGCGTATTAGGGTTGAAATCGGCTGGGTATTTTTTTTGTGGAGGAAAGCGGTTTTTGGACTTGCAGAACCCACAAAGGAAGATGAGAGGTTTCTTTCATCGATAGTGCATGATGCGCATAAAAACATACCGCGGGTCAAGAAGATTGAAGAGCGGATACAGCACGATGTGAAAGCCGTCGAGATCTTCCTGCGAGAGAGATTTACGCAGCAGGGTCTGGGCAATATAGTCGAGCTACTACATTTCGCGTGCACAAGTGAAGACATAAACAACCTGGCGTACGCACTGAACATGAAGGCAGCTCTCTCAGAAGTCATCCTGCCCTCGATTGATGAACTTATAGGACACCTAGAAAAGATGTCTCAGAAATATGCGGGAGATGCAATGCTCGCGCGCACACACGGACAACCCGCAACACCAACAACTCTTGGAAAGGAGCTATTGGTGTTTGTCTACCGCCTGAAAAGGCAACGGAAAAATCTAGAAGATGTGCAATTTCTTGGGAAATTCTCTGGTGCGACCGGGACATTTTCAGCTCATTGCGTAGCCGCCCCAAATTACCCGTGGCAAGAGTGGGCAAAAGAATTTGTGAACAGTTTTGGCCTCATTTATAACCCCATTACCACTCAAATTGAGCCACATGACTGGCAATGCGAGCTGCTTGAGAGAGTGGGGCATATCTGTCGAATCCTCCACAATCTGGCAACCGATATGTGGAGCTATATCTCATTCGGATATTTTCAGCAAGGCTTTATATCAGAATCTGTTGGCTCCTCAACTATGCCACACAAGGTCAATCCCATCCGCTTTGAAAATGCCGAGGCAAATCTGGAAATGGCTTGCGGAATAATCTCATGCATTGTTGCAAGTCTGTCTACAAGCAGGCTTCAGCGGGACTTGAGCGACTCCAGTGTCCAGAGAAATATAGGTGTCGCCCTGGGGCATTCACTTGTAGCGATCGATAACTTGAAAAGAGGTCTTGCTGGTATTCGCCTGAATAAAAATCGCCTAACTGAAGACCTCAATAACAACTGGGAAGTAATTGCGGAGGCGGTACAAACAACCATCCGCGCCGAAATACTGGCATGTAAAAGCAATGAGGCTAACCCTTATGAAAGGCTCAAAGATTTCACACGAAACAAGAAAATTACGAAACACACTCTCGATGAATTTATAACTAACTTGGACCTAAGCGAGCATGCAAAAAAACGACTTTTAGAATTAACACCAAGCAAATATACTGGCTTGGCAGAGCGCATGGTGCAGGCACATAGCTCAGGCACTGGGGGCACCAAAAATAGCATTGGCACTGGGGGCACCAAAAATAGCTCAGGTGCTGGGTGA
- the purL gene encoding phosphoribosylformylglycinamidine synthase subunit PurL — translation MLSFTPRIGSRDYSCEAGYSVNMSLPADRDTAKKPSAQKPSAHAQNATAAVDVTALGLTESEYTQICSLLKRSPTKSELAIYSVLWSEHCSYKSSRRHLRQLADLTEVTKKHLLVGIGQNAGVVDIGGGWAAAFKIESHNHPSFIEPFQGAATGIGGIVRDIIAMGAKPVALMDSLRFGAASDPDTQRVADGVVSGISFYGNCLGVPNIGGETAFDPVYQGNPLVNVLCVGVMRRENIRLANASGPGNLVVLFGAPTGRDGIGGASVLASDSFTSDAKANRPAVQIGDPFVEKLLTECCLELYAADLVVAIQDLGAAGISCAASELAHNGRVGIRLDLSAVPLRDTTLAPDEILVSESQERMMAIVHPDNLEAFFEITNRWGISGAVIGEVDNSQYLTVVHEGKTLVRLNPKTLTGPSYNRPVKKPAYLIRRSAANRLPVTNDPHLLREDILQVISCPNLSDKSVITNQYDRYVQGNTALCHPDDAGVIRMYKNTGVALSCDGNSRYSYLDPHAGAQLAVAEAYRNVSVVGATPLAVTNCLNFGNPENPEVMWQFRETCRGLSDACKRLEIPITGGNVSFYNQTDGKDIFPTPVVGILGIVDNLTQTLTSGWNAPDLFIYLLGVTRPEFGGSVWADTMYGHIGGVPPKLDLARESRLSNLLVAGAKKRVFESAHDLSEGGLIQAIVESCLRHGFGADIALDTIRATSLTEALFSESASRVLVSCRSQEDLRDLCRRNSYEYTLIGTTRHTGELTISEIGKFTLNELSDARQKVTRVLFRG, via the coding sequence ATGCTGTCTTTTACCCCAAGGATTGGCAGTCGCGATTACAGTTGCGAGGCAGGCTATTCGGTGAATATGAGCCTGCCAGCAGATCGAGATACCGCAAAAAAGCCTAGCGCGCAAAAGCCTAGCGCGCACGCACAGAACGCGACTGCCGCCGTGGACGTCACAGCACTTGGCTTGACGGAGTCTGAGTATACACAAATTTGCTCGCTGCTAAAACGCTCTCCAACAAAAAGTGAACTCGCGATCTATTCTGTTCTATGGAGCGAACATTGTTCCTACAAGTCTTCCCGTAGACACTTACGACAGTTAGCTGACCTAACAGAGGTAACAAAAAAACATTTGCTTGTTGGAATTGGTCAGAACGCCGGAGTTGTTGATATCGGTGGTGGCTGGGCTGCAGCCTTCAAGATAGAAAGCCACAATCACCCGTCTTTTATTGAACCCTTCCAGGGTGCCGCAACGGGCATTGGCGGTATCGTGCGTGACATTATTGCCATGGGTGCAAAACCTGTTGCACTAATGGACTCGTTGCGTTTCGGCGCTGCGTCCGATCCAGACACACAGAGGGTTGCTGATGGCGTTGTCTCTGGGATCTCATTCTATGGAAACTGTCTCGGTGTGCCCAATATAGGAGGAGAAACGGCATTCGATCCCGTATATCAAGGCAATCCTTTGGTGAATGTTTTGTGCGTTGGGGTTATGCGACGGGAAAATATTCGCTTGGCGAATGCCAGCGGACCGGGAAACCTTGTAGTTCTATTTGGTGCCCCCACGGGAAGAGATGGCATTGGCGGCGCTTCGGTCCTCGCCTCAGATTCTTTTACATCCGATGCCAAAGCTAATCGGCCGGCCGTACAAATTGGAGATCCGTTTGTAGAAAAACTACTTACCGAATGTTGCCTTGAATTGTATGCCGCTGATCTTGTGGTTGCTATTCAAGACCTTGGTGCTGCGGGTATATCTTGCGCGGCGAGTGAGCTGGCACACAACGGCCGCGTCGGTATCCGTCTGGACTTGTCTGCAGTTCCTCTCAGGGATACAACACTAGCACCTGATGAAATACTTGTATCAGAGTCTCAAGAGCGCATGATGGCCATTGTGCATCCGGACAATTTAGAAGCATTTTTTGAAATAACAAACCGTTGGGGTATCTCAGGGGCTGTTATTGGAGAAGTGGATAATTCACAATATCTGACCGTTGTGCATGAAGGCAAAACACTGGTTAGGCTGAATCCAAAAACACTTACCGGCCCATCGTATAACCGTCCTGTCAAAAAGCCAGCATACCTCATTCGCAGGAGCGCAGCCAATAGACTGCCTGTTACAAATGACCCACACCTACTTCGAGAAGATATTTTGCAGGTTATTTCTTGCCCAAATCTATCTGATAAAAGTGTGATTACCAATCAGTATGATCGTTATGTCCAGGGCAATACCGCACTTTGTCATCCTGATGATGCGGGGGTAATCAGGATGTATAAGAATACCGGGGTTGCACTTTCATGTGATGGTAATTCGCGATACTCTTATCTTGATCCACACGCGGGGGCCCAGCTTGCAGTTGCGGAAGCTTACCGCAATGTATCGGTTGTTGGGGCCACGCCCCTTGCGGTAACAAACTGTCTCAATTTTGGTAACCCAGAAAACCCAGAAGTTATGTGGCAGTTTAGGGAAACCTGTAGAGGGCTTTCTGATGCCTGTAAGCGGCTTGAGATTCCAATTACGGGGGGTAATGTTTCCTTTTACAACCAGACCGACGGTAAAGACATATTTCCCACTCCGGTGGTTGGCATTCTTGGCATTGTAGATAATCTGACCCAAACACTTACTTCCGGATGGAATGCGCCAGATCTCTTTATTTATCTTCTGGGTGTTACGCGACCCGAGTTTGGCGGAAGCGTTTGGGCTGATACCATGTACGGCCACATTGGCGGGGTGCCACCTAAGCTAGATTTAGCGAGAGAAAGTCGCCTGTCTAATTTGTTGGTTGCGGGTGCAAAGAAACGGGTTTTTGAGTCTGCGCATGACCTATCGGAAGGCGGTCTTATCCAGGCAATAGTTGAAAGTTGCCTTCGTCACGGTTTTGGTGCTGATATCGCTCTTGATACAATCCGTGCAACGAGCCTAACAGAGGCACTTTTTAGTGAAAGCGCTTCGCGTGTTCTTGTGTCTTGTAGATCTCAGGAGGATTTGCGTGACCTTTGCAGGAGAAATAGTTATGAATACACCCTAATTGGCACAACACGTCACACCGGAGAGCTTACGATTTCCGAGATCGGCAAATTCACTCTGAATGAGCTCAGTGATGCTCGCCAAAAGGTCACTCGTGTCCTGTTTAGGGGATAA
- the purS gene encoding phosphoribosylformylglycinamidine synthase subunit PurS, which yields MKIIIDVMPKPGLLDPQGRAIASVLTERGWDNSTRIRVGKRFELCVDPVSETCELDFIRDLANDLLINPVIEDVVDIRIEDD from the coding sequence GTGAAAATAATCATCGACGTAATGCCAAAGCCCGGCTTGCTTGACCCGCAGGGCCGGGCCATAGCGTCCGTACTCACAGAGCGTGGATGGGATAATTCTACCCGCATTAGGGTTGGAAAAAGATTTGAGTTATGTGTGGACCCTGTTTCAGAGACGTGCGAATTGGATTTTATCCGTGATCTTGCCAATGACCTGTTGATCAACCCGGTCATAGAGGATGTTGTTGATATCAGGATCGAGGATGACTGA